The window GTGGGTGCTTTAAAACTGGCATGAAAATCAGTACTCTGTTGTCCCAAATTCCTCTCACTTCAGAAGTGAGTTCCACACATCAATTTATTTTGTAGCTCTGGCAAGAGACAGGAAAGATAGTGGGGAAAGGCAGAGAACCATGATCATTAATGAACTGGTGACTGAGAGAATCCCAAGGAGTAAAGACTACACTAAAACTTTTTAATTCACATGCCTATAATTTAGGCAGAATGAAATCAAAGCCCTGGGGACAGCTGACCACATTCTGATTACTGAGTAATTAGGCTCACCCGCTGTTCTGTTGTGGTATCTCCATCCCAGCTCTCAGCCCTCTTGATCTTCTTTCCTTTCTGGAGTTCCTCTTCCTCTTGTTCCCAAGCTCTCTTCTGGTTGCTGCAAGTTTCTTGCTCCTCTAATGGACAGCTTTTATTGTGAAAGCTCTCTTTTCTATTCATCTCTTTACAGGTTCCATCAAGGGGCTCATTTATAATCTCAACTGAATCCATTTCCTCTGGGCATGTAGGAAGCAATTCCTCATCTATATACTGAGAAGGGCTCAAGATCTGCCTTCCAATGGGATAAATGTTGTCAGAGGTTTTGCTGGTGACTAAATTTATTTCTGGAACCTGAGCTTCTACTCCACCCACTGATTTGGCATTGAGGTCTTCTACACTTGGAACAGTGGAATTTCTTTTGTTTGGCAATTTAGGCAAGAAGATACCTAGGGGTAGCTTTCTCACTTGACATTTATCTGTATGTGTTGTGTCTAGGGGTACATCTCCagtttcaaaatatatattttcctcttCTTTGATATAAAATGCATTAATGGACTCCTTTTCAACATCTTTTCCTAAACTCAAAGGATCTTCTGGCTGTGTTGCCAATTTGGGAAAATTGTCAGCAAGGTTAGAGACAGCAGCAGTTTGAGAGAATGGGACAACTTCTGACTTCCTTCTACAATTTTTCAGCCTTGAACAAATGTTAACAATACCTGATAATTCAGACACAAGGCTGGGATCTACTTGTTCTGCAGGAATGTCATTGACTTGGGAGAATTGCTTAATCTGTTCAGAGTCTTTTTGGGAATCTTTTGTAAGTTTTTCCCATTCAGCAGACACTCCCTCATTTTCCTTAGTCTCTTTGTAAGGAAGTATAACAGTGTCTGCTCCATCAATGTCTAACTCTGTGGATCTGCGTCCATGTCTAGATGAAGTCAACTTCCCTGGATCATCTTTCAAGTCTATACTACCAGTATCTAACATATTAACTGCACCCCTGTTCAAACTATCAGTGATCTCCTTAAATAAGTGAGACTGCTGGACTGGAATTTGAACCTGAGACACACCATTATCATTTTCTCCATCACAATCCAAGAGGCTATTCTCAGCAATTTCTTTTCTTTGACTTTCAATCTTGTAAGTCGAGGATTCTATCTGGTTCTCTGGAAGCTTGAAAGACACTCTCTTTGATTTAAGTTTTACTTGTTTTTTCAGATCCTTGCAGTATACAGAACTTGAGTTGCCCTTGGAAAGGTTAATAACATTCTGTGGTTCCTGAACAATATCCAAAGTGACTTCAGGAAGTGGCAGAGTGACAGGACCAATGGACTTTTCCGTGGCAACATTGTGGATTTTGAGTGTATCTGTTTCTTCCTTTTTATAGGGAAATAGTAAAACTGACAAAGTAGGGAAATCCAGGCCATGTTTGTCCCTAAAATCTGAGTGGCATCCTTTATCTAAATCTTCTACgtgcataaaatacattttctctcCACATGTAGGGGCCGATGTTCTACATAAATTCTGCTGCTGGTGGTTTTTACTTGACACTTCTTGGTTCTCAGATCCTTTAAGATTATTACTATTAATATCAACAGTGTGAGATGCAGTGATATCCATCTTATCCTGGTTACATGTAAACATAATGGTTTCATTAACAGGAAGTACAGGACCAACGTGAGTGGTTTGTCCACCTTGTAGGGCAATATCATCATCTGAGGACACTGTATGGATTTTAGTGGTCTCCATGTCATCACCCATCGCAAACACAACTGTTTTGCTATTTGAAAAAGCTTCCTGTCCAACCCATTTATCCAGTTTTAATCTATCCACATGCATGACCCTTTCCATAGTTTTATCAATAGTGTGAGATTCAGTTATTTCCAAATCATCCTGATTAAACATAAACACCATTTTATCTCCATGAACTACAGACTGGGTTTGAGGTGCTCTCTCACCTTGTGAGGCAATTTCACTGTTTATTGCTGCTATATGGCTCTTTGTGATCTCCATGTCATTCTCACCACGCAGTGAAAACACAACAGTCTTTTCACTAGTTGATCCAATCAGACTTTTCCTTCCAGTCCCTTTACCTAGTTCTGGCACAGTCTGGGATGCAGCCTTTTCCATAGGTTTATCAATTACAACAGTGTTGGGTCTAGTTATTTCCATGTCATCATTGTATGTAAATACAACAGTTTTATCTGCAGGAATTAAGGGTATTACATTACTTGAACTCTCGCCTTGTAGGTAAATTTTATTGTCTGATGCCATGGTGTGACTTTTAGTCATCTCCATATCATCATCCATTGAAAATATGACAGTCTTCTCATTTGAAAGAGACAATGGCTTTAAGCCATTGTTGCTTAACGTCTTCTTGCCATATATCAAGGGGCACTGGTCACATCCTTGTTGCTGCACACTATCTGCAGCTATAATGGTAGGGCATGAGGTCAAGTCCTTTTTCTTTGGAAATAAAGTATCTTTTCTTTCCGTTAAAACAGTATCAGGAACATTTACTACACAGCTACCAGTCAAATCCATATTTTCTTCAGAGAAAAACACAACTGACTTTTCCAAAAGAGAAGCCATCTGTGAATTTTTTGTATCTGGCATTGATGTTCTGGCTGTTTTAATGAAGTCCTGTTTTGAAGAAAGTGAAGCTGCTTTACTAGTTGAAGAAAGTCTCTCAGAATTTGCAGTGTTTGACAGTACCTTGTTTAATGCTGCCATAGTATGGCTTTGCTGTTGCAATTCAGAATTTGAGTCAATGTGTATTCCTGCTGTCTTCCCAAAATGCACATTTCCTTTAATATCAGAGGGAAGGGTCTCATCACCAGAAGTGAAAGCAAATCTTGGAGCAGCAAGGGCTGGAATTTGGTTATTTCCAGGAGTGTCATTCTTTTGATTTGAGTTCATTCCGAGACTCCCACATTCTATTGCCGCAGTCTGACTTCTAGTAATATCTATATCAGAACCATCAGAAAATAAGAGGGTCTTATTTTGTAGTTGTTGTGGTTTACATATTACATTGTTCTGAGTATGTGTACTCTCATATTCTTGTGCTACTAGAATAGGAGCAAAGTCAAGAACAGCAGTATGATTTCTGGTTATATCCATACTTTGATTATCTGGAAAAACAACAGTTTTGTCATTAGTATAGGCAAGTGAAGGGTTGACTAGGCTTCTCCTCAATTGTTGAGATATTTCACAGTTTTGTCTTTGTAAAGGTTTCAGCACACAGTTGTTGCTAGCAATGGTGTGGCTTTTAGTGACTTCCATCTCTTGCTCTTGTGATGAAAAAATAATGGTTTTGGGATTGAGATGGCTTCTTTTAATATCTATGTGATCACCCATTTCTGAAAGAGGATATTCCTTGTCAAGGTTTAGAAGACTTACAGCTTCATTCACTTCGTTGTTCCAGTTCTCTCCTGGAATAGTTTTAGGCTGCATTTGTTGTTGGCTTGTAGTTATTCCAGTGTTTTGATGGTCAATGATTACAGCATGACATTTAGTTATTTCCATTTCTTCCTGCTCATTTAAATTAGAAGAGCTAGATTTGTTACCAAAAATTTGAGGTTTGAATTTCACAGAGGTGGACATACCAGCAGAGACAGGGGGAAGTTGACTTGCAATGCCCTTTTCGACATCCTTGGCAATATAACTTCTAGTCAAGCCCATATCTTCCCCTGAGAAGACTATTGTTTTGTCACATGGCCGTGAAACGAGCAGAGGGGTCACTGTGCTGTGTTGAAATGTGCCCTTAGAAGTCCAAGAACCAGGATTTGCACTTGAATTTAGACCCAGAGTCTCAGAAGCAGCTCTGTGATTTTGGATCCCTTTTTCACTTCCGTTATCTGGCACAGAAGATAGTGTGTGTGCATTGTTTTTACATTGCCTGAGAACTTGATTATCTGAAGTTATTTGACATTTTGTAACGTTCATGTCATCATCTCTTGAAACTGTATTTTCCATTAGCAAAGAGATGGCATTTTCTGGTTTTTGAAAAGCTTCATAATAAGACTTGCCAATTGCCTTGGAAGTTTCATTATAGTTTACAAATGTACAATTCCCAGTAACTTCCATATCATTACAACTGGAAAAGACAATGGTTTTATCACCATGGAAGATGGGCTCAAAAGAAACACATTCAGGAACCACAGTCTTTGTTCTGCAACCTTGATTAGAGGTTTGTGATGCTTTGTGATTGTCTATCAAGATAGTATGGCTTCGAGTAATACCTTCCTCATCTTCTACACTTACAGTTTTCTTTTCAACACACCTTTGGGGGTCCTGTGGAACAATCAATTGATGGTTAGATGTTCTCTTTAATCTAGATTGGTCAGCAACAAAACTGGATGATAAATCCATTCTGATGGTCTGACTTTGTTTCTCAGTGTTGAATGTGTTATTTTTGGAGAGGGACATTTTTACAGTTTGGCTGGCCGTCATATCCATATCTCCACAAGCCACAGTTACATCACCACATTCTAATTGCTTTGATATGGCCTCACAAGTATTGGGGAACACGGTATTAATGTTAGATACGTGACACTTTGTAATATCCATCCCATCATCTTGTCCACTGAAGATTCTAGTCACACTGCTGGTGTTCTCTTGTGCAAGGGAATATACACACTCCACTGGAGAAAATGTACTAGTTTCTGGAAGTTGTGAAGGGacaaaaaacaggttctccttGTCAGGTCCTTCAAGAGTGGGGTTGACAAACATTTCACTTGACTTCAGACTTGTCAAGAATTCACTGAAATCTATTTTCTTTACTGGCTCAAAGTCTGGCTTCTGTTGAAGAGACGGACATGCATAATTTGCCTCTGTAGGATCACAGAAAAAACGAAATTCCTTGTTCATTTCTCGCCCTTCATTTTTAGATGTTAACCCAGCTAAAAATGATTTGATGTCTATTTTCCTAGGTTTGTCAATTTCTTCATTGCTTTTAAGGTTACGTGTGATCACTGCAGTGTGACTAGctgtcatatccatttcattttCATCCAAAAAGATAAGTGTTCTGTCGTTTCTATTTGTTTGATTGTTGTCTGTATCATGCCACTAATAAAGAACGGGAAATGACAGTTACTGACATATACAAGAAGCGCTAAACCAATTATTCTGCTTAATACATGGCTCAATTAAAGTGGCCTAAAggccagatttatttatttatttaaaaatacagactATCACTTGTATCTGACCTTCTAGGTGAGCAGTAAATAGACACAGCTTTAGCTAAAAATGAAAGCTTACACACCTTCAAGGAAAGAGACAGGGCTCCATAATTACAGCATAATGCTATGTAACATTTTAGAGTTAGAGTTTACTTCAGAACTTTACAGCGATATATAAACTTCTGATATGTTGGATCTATCTTGCTTATATTATGGCTGGATCACTGATCCTTATTCATAAAGTTGGGTCACTTATGGatcaaaaatgttccatttttctTTCCAGTTATATGTTGTGGCCTAATCCTTTCTTCTTGGCTGCAATCAAAAGCCCTCCCTTGTTGCTGGTATATGTATGCTCATATAAGCAATGGGATCTGGAAGTTATACAATTCTTTTTCCCACAACCAAGACGAGAATGAAGAAAAGATTTAGACAGGCTCAACCAATCTAACATAGTGAAAGAAAATTGACCAATAATAATCCACAATTATCCACAGGGTCCTCATATTTTATAAAGTGTAGATCAAGGGAAAATATTCTATACACTTTATTTAAAGTACAATTATTTTATGCAATAAGCAGTATGCTTGAAGAAGCATGACCTGTTTGGACTTTTCTAAAACGATCAGGAGCCTAGGCTTTAACTTGACCAGTTTAGCATGTGTtaaggcaggggtctcaaacacattgcccgtggagttatttcctgcgggcCGCCAtaggcagccaagctcccctcaccccccgccccactcctccacctacctcccagtgcttcctgccgccaaacagctgtgatttgagtttgagatccctgtgtTAAGGTATacactgccttgtctacactagactttaGAACATTTTAGTTAGCTTGTATTAGATAACatctttaaatcctagtctagaaAAAGCCAAAGGGCATTGCAACAGCAGCAAGTATCTTGGCAAATGCC of the Eretmochelys imbricata isolate rEreImb1 chromosome 6, rEreImb1.hap1, whole genome shotgun sequence genome contains:
- the KNL1 gene encoding outer kinetochore KNL1 complex subunit KNL1, which translates into the protein MDRIYSESNEENDHTECIRRQRLSSILKAPRSPLKDLGSGNEFTQDYDTEKRRKNSRRVSFADTIKVFQTDLQTNVVEPENTERAANIRNQILFNQNEGSETVQCEITGMDTLLHAPIQTPVQQTEWHDTDNNQTNRNDRTLIFLDENEMDMTASHTAVITRNLKSNEEIDKPRKIDIKSFLAGLTSKNEGREMNKEFRFFCDPTEANYACPSLQQKPDFEPVKKIDFSEFLTSLKSSEMFVNPTLEGPDKENLFFVPSQLPETSTFSPVECVYSLAQENTSSVTRIFSGQDDGMDITKCHVSNINTVFPNTCEAISKQLECGDVTVACGDMDMTASQTVKMSLSKNNTFNTEKQSQTIRMDLSSSFVADQSRLKRTSNHQLIVPQDPQRCVEKKTVSVEDEEGITRSHTILIDNHKASQTSNQGCRTKTVVPECVSFEPIFHGDKTIVFSSCNDMEVTGNCTFVNYNETSKAIGKSYYEAFQKPENAISLLMENTVSRDDDMNVTKCQITSDNQVLRQCKNNAHTLSSVPDNGSEKGIQNHRAASETLGLNSSANPGSWTSKGTFQHSTVTPLLVSRPCDKTIVFSGEDMGLTRSYIAKDVEKGIASQLPPVSAGMSTSVKFKPQIFGNKSSSSNLNEQEEMEITKCHAVIIDHQNTGITTSQQQMQPKTIPGENWNNEVNEAVSLLNLDKEYPLSEMGDHIDIKRSHLNPKTIIFSSQEQEMEVTKSHTIASNNCVLKPLQRQNCEISQQLRRSLVNPSLAYTNDKTVVFPDNQSMDITRNHTAVLDFAPILVAQEYESTHTQNNVICKPQQLQNKTLLFSDGSDIDITRSQTAAIECGSLGMNSNQKNDTPGNNQIPALAAPRFAFTSGDETLPSDIKGNVHFGKTAGIHIDSNSELQQQSHTMAALNKVLSNTANSERLSSTSKAASLSSKQDFIKTARTSMPDTKNSQMASLLEKSVVFFSEENMDLTGSCVVNVPDTVLTERKDTLFPKKKDLTSCPTIIAADSVQQQGCDQCPLIYGKKTLSNNGLKPLSLSNEKTVIFSMDDDMEMTKSHTMASDNKIYLQGESSSNVIPLIPADKTVVFTYNDDMEITRPNTVVIDKPMEKAASQTVPELGKGTGRKSLIGSTSEKTVVFSLRGENDMEITKSHIAAINSEIASQGERAPQTQSVVHGDKMVFMFNQDDLEITESHTIDKTMERVMHVDRLKLDKWVGQEAFSNSKTVVFAMGDDMETTKIHTVSSDDDIALQGGQTTHVGPVLPVNETIMFTCNQDKMDITASHTVDINSNNLKGSENQEVSSKNHQQQNLCRTSAPTCGEKMYFMHVEDLDKGCHSDFRDKHGLDFPTLSVLLFPYKKEETDTLKIHNVATEKSIGPVTLPLPEVTLDIVQEPQNVINLSKGNSSSVYCKDLKKQVKLKSKRVSFKLPENQIESSTYKIESQRKEIAENSLLDCDGENDNGVSQVQIPVQQSHLFKEITDSLNRGAVNMLDTGSIDLKDDPGKLTSSRHGRRSTELDIDGADTVILPYKETKENEGVSAEWEKLTKDSQKDSEQIKQFSQVNDIPAEQVDPSLVSELSGIVNICSRLKNCRRKSEVVPFSQTAAVSNLADNFPKLATQPEDPLSLGKDVEKESINAFYIKEEENIYFETGDVPLDTTHTDKCQVRKLPLGIFLPKLPNKRNSTVPSVEDLNAKSVGGVEAQVPEINLVTSKTSDNIYPIGRQILSPSQYIDEELLPTCPEEMDSVEIINEPLDGTCKEMNRKESFHNKSCPLEEQETCSNQKRAWEQEEEELQKGKKIKRAESWDGDTTTEQRATSSIILSHTQVETHEGENPPSLSAKSLERSNSSNSSSLDSLKADTDLSMQRSSQMETQLLMDSICEQNLFEKFQDGVITVGEFFTLLQVHILIQKPRQSHLPANYAVNTAPTPEDLIFSQYIYRPKLQIYEEDCQVLSQMIEDLKLCAGVQDKLLVDVNKSLWEVMRTFSDKELKNFGTELNKMKSCFTKKSKVLAHKGKVKLYDHLVQNTQIQWEKLQSRIAKMDEFLREMDSCLFALETITKLEECEADISDPVSEWESKVRNSEKELENLKVQEEELQRDLSNLEVQKKQGFSEINRLKNKASDCEELLDKYNFTEWEISEWSDQQAVFFFLYDSIELTITFGPPVDGAIFNHNPCRKIVDMSFESLLDEEKAPLSSCLVQRLIFQFIESQGSWHTKCTTMDHLPQMLHEVSLVVNRCRLLGEEIVFLNRWGGKFNLLKTEVDNTKVKLLFSTSTAFAKFEVTLFLSANYPSAPLPFTVQKWIGRLGHDEISAVLSNVPLGTNYLTRMVKMIHHNLLQGSLIIH